One segment of Acidovorax sp. DW039 DNA contains the following:
- a CDS encoding DUF3391 domain-containing protein: MNTAVLIDISQLRIGMYIQLDLGWMHHPFPVSSFRVGSAEQIATLRELGLSQIKYIPKKSDPEFRDGIPASAISAAPSPQDAISEANAGAVTAQEKPQPDNAALRRRALLAAQNVSLEACDRRFRLATRQYVALEKLVGDQPQVAYAEGEALVSECVADLLENGDSAIRLLSEGVGEPGALHQINVMVLSLLLGKALGMKSEELHDLGAAALLHDIGKVGMPLQLAYASPTMTLAERSRYESHVAASVALATRMGWSKQVLATIAQHHEMVDGSGFPLRRGAKELDRASQVVALVNHYDRMCSPAGGGGSTPHETLSIIFAQHKARFDSVVLGAFIRMMGVYPPGSVVQLVNDRYAIVVSVNSSRPLRPRVIVHDSRVPKDEAPILDLETVPELGIRRSLKPSQLPRDALDYLSPRKRICYFFERAVGTETVEAEVRPS, from the coding sequence GTGAACACCGCTGTTCTTATCGATATCAGCCAGCTGCGCATTGGCATGTACATCCAGCTCGATTTGGGCTGGATGCATCATCCTTTTCCGGTCAGCAGCTTCAGAGTCGGGTCCGCGGAACAGATCGCGACTTTGCGTGAGCTGGGTCTTAGTCAGATCAAGTACATACCTAAAAAAAGCGACCCCGAGTTCAGGGATGGCATCCCTGCATCAGCAATCTCTGCAGCTCCCTCTCCTCAAGACGCCATCAGCGAAGCGAATGCTGGCGCTGTAACTGCGCAGGAAAAGCCCCAGCCAGACAACGCTGCGCTTCGTCGTCGGGCTTTGTTGGCCGCCCAGAATGTATCCCTTGAGGCATGTGACCGAAGATTCCGGCTCGCAACCCGCCAATATGTGGCTTTGGAAAAGCTGGTTGGTGACCAGCCCCAGGTAGCCTATGCGGAAGGCGAGGCTCTGGTATCGGAATGCGTGGCGGACCTGCTGGAAAACGGTGATTCAGCCATCCGCTTGTTGTCTGAGGGCGTCGGAGAGCCTGGGGCCTTGCATCAGATCAATGTGATGGTGCTCAGCCTGCTGCTCGGCAAGGCACTCGGCATGAAAAGCGAGGAGTTGCATGACCTGGGGGCCGCTGCTTTGCTGCACGACATCGGCAAGGTAGGAATGCCTCTGCAGCTGGCTTATGCATCACCTACGATGACTTTGGCCGAGCGTTCGCGTTATGAAAGTCATGTGGCGGCCTCTGTAGCGCTGGCGACGCGAATGGGGTGGAGCAAGCAGGTGCTGGCCACCATTGCGCAACACCATGAAATGGTGGATGGCTCAGGCTTTCCGCTGCGCCGTGGTGCCAAAGAGCTGGACCGTGCGAGTCAGGTTGTGGCGCTGGTGAACCATTACGATCGCATGTGCAGCCCCGCCGGAGGTGGTGGCAGCACGCCCCACGAAACCCTCTCCATCATTTTTGCGCAGCACAAGGCGCGGTTTGACTCCGTGGTGCTGGGGGCTTTCATCCGCATGATGGGCGTATATCCCCCCGGTTCTGTGGTGCAGCTGGTCAATGACCGCTATGCGATTGTTGTATCGGTGAACTCCTCGCGCCCGTTGCGGCCCCGTGTCATCGTGCACGATTCCCGCGTTCCCAAAGACGAAGCCCCTATCCTGGATCTGGAGACGGTTCCGGAGTTGGGCATCCGTCGCAGTCTCAAGCCTTCGCAGCTACCCCGCGATGCGCTGGACTATCTGTCTCCGCGCAAGCGTATCTGCTACTTTTTTGAGCGAGCTGTCGGCACTGAAACAGTTGAGGCAGAGGTTCGTCCGTCGTGA
- a CDS encoding EAL domain-containing protein — translation MLEAVCLVDEKSLCVIAANRAAQALLAMPECELVGAGVQQLFATPQDLAFWAQPVDVIAEGIHSDTRILRADGTLLHVERRVSRIQLPEGGTAFLLAMLDRSSQHATERELETLLSELRATLDSAADGMLVCAMDGSIRAFNQRLVKLWRIPANLLTHRDDPAVFAHMADQVRDLSAYADRLAQIMADPVNESVDVLELSTGVVLERRSVPQFIRGLPLGRVYSFRDITRQTEAQASLKLAARVFESSLDAIFIADSQHNVLRMNPGCAKLMGVEMGAYDGAPTESLFLADTRGNLMDRVLPTWKETGFWEGELWLPRLNAEPCAVQLSWVALHDEAGRVMQSIGFMRDLTAQHAAQKRIEELAYSDALTGLPNRLMLSKRVEEAIASTQGREVEFSILFLDLDRFKIINDSLGHPFGDRVLRLVAERLQTCLRQTDLLCRLGGDEFVIYLHEGSASVAEAVCRRILDEMLRPFRLDEMGFSIQCSIGIALFPADGAGLDDLIQQADTAMYRVKDRGRGSYGFYQPAMNADLLSRMRLEHSMRQALGLGQMSLHYQPQVEITTGRITGAEALIRWHDPEAGYVSPATFIPLAEESGYIVTLGAWVMEQAIQEASRWQRSGSPVVVSVNVSALEFRQPDFVDRLVNLLSAYALPATLLELELTESILLQDALETEQRLHSLARLGVSMAIDDFGTGYSSLGYLKKLPIHKLKVDQSFVKGLPGDSGDRAIVSAVVSMGHALGIQVVAEGVETTEQKAMLQQLGCDHFQGFLCSAALPAEAFSALLKDALVRT, via the coding sequence ATGCTGGAGGCCGTCTGCCTCGTCGATGAGAAATCCCTGTGCGTCATTGCTGCAAACCGGGCGGCCCAGGCGCTGCTTGCGATGCCTGAGTGTGAGCTTGTAGGGGCAGGTGTTCAGCAGTTGTTTGCGACGCCCCAGGACCTTGCATTTTGGGCGCAGCCGGTCGATGTGATTGCCGAGGGGATTCATTCAGATACCCGTATCTTGCGTGCTGACGGTACGTTGCTACATGTGGAGCGCAGGGTATCGCGTATCCAGTTGCCAGAGGGGGGCACTGCATTTCTGTTGGCCATGCTGGACCGATCTTCGCAGCACGCCACGGAACGTGAGCTGGAAACCTTGCTGTCTGAGCTGCGTGCAACCCTGGACTCTGCAGCTGACGGCATGCTGGTTTGTGCCATGGATGGGAGCATCCGCGCTTTCAACCAGCGGCTGGTGAAGCTATGGCGTATTCCTGCAAACTTGCTGACCCATCGCGATGACCCCGCCGTGTTCGCCCACATGGCGGATCAGGTTCGCGATCTTTCTGCCTACGCGGACAGACTGGCGCAGATCATGGCGGATCCCGTGAATGAAAGCGTCGATGTTCTGGAGTTGTCCACTGGGGTCGTACTTGAGCGGCGATCTGTACCGCAATTCATCCGTGGCCTGCCATTAGGGCGCGTCTACTCGTTTCGCGACATCACGCGGCAGACAGAGGCGCAGGCAAGCCTCAAGCTGGCAGCCAGGGTGTTCGAATCCAGCCTGGATGCGATCTTTATTGCGGACAGCCAGCACAACGTCCTGCGCATGAATCCTGGTTGCGCAAAACTCATGGGCGTCGAAATGGGGGCCTACGACGGGGCTCCCACAGAATCCTTGTTCCTTGCAGATACCCGAGGGAATCTGATGGACCGGGTGTTGCCTACGTGGAAAGAGACTGGCTTCTGGGAAGGGGAGCTGTGGCTGCCTCGTTTGAATGCAGAGCCGTGTGCAGTTCAGCTGTCATGGGTGGCCTTGCACGATGAGGCTGGGCGTGTCATGCAGAGCATCGGATTCATGCGCGACTTGACTGCGCAACATGCGGCGCAGAAACGCATTGAAGAACTGGCCTACAGCGATGCTCTCACCGGTCTTCCCAACCGCCTGATGCTCAGCAAAAGGGTGGAAGAGGCGATTGCCTCGACTCAGGGCCGTGAAGTGGAGTTTTCCATTCTGTTCCTGGATCTGGACCGCTTCAAAATCATCAATGACTCTCTGGGGCATCCCTTCGGGGATCGGGTGCTGCGCCTGGTGGCCGAAAGGCTGCAGACTTGTTTGCGCCAGACGGATCTGCTGTGCAGGCTGGGCGGCGATGAGTTCGTCATCTACCTGCATGAAGGCTCCGCCAGTGTTGCCGAAGCCGTGTGCCGTCGCATCCTTGATGAAATGCTCAGGCCGTTTCGCTTGGACGAAATGGGATTCTCCATCCAGTGCAGCATTGGTATTGCCCTGTTCCCGGCTGATGGTGCAGGGCTGGATGACCTCATCCAGCAGGCAGACACGGCGATGTACCGGGTCAAAGATCGGGGACGGGGAAGCTATGGTTTCTACCAGCCTGCGATGAACGCCGATTTGCTCTCCCGCATGCGGCTGGAGCATTCCATGCGGCAGGCGCTGGGGTTGGGGCAGATGTCCCTGCACTACCAGCCACAGGTAGAGATCACCACAGGCCGCATTACGGGAGCGGAAGCTTTGATCCGCTGGCACGACCCCGAAGCTGGCTATGTATCGCCAGCTACGTTCATTCCGCTCGCGGAGGAGTCCGGCTATATCGTCACGCTAGGGGCCTGGGTGATGGAGCAGGCCATCCAGGAGGCGTCACGCTGGCAGCGCTCGGGGTCTCCTGTCGTGGTTTCTGTCAACGTTTCTGCCCTGGAGTTTCGTCAGCCTGATTTTGTTGACCGGCTGGTCAACCTCTTGTCGGCATATGCATTGCCCGCCACCTTGCTCGAACTGGAACTGACCGAGAGCATCCTGTTGCAGGATGCCCTGGAGACCGAGCAACGCTTGCATAGCCTTGCCAGGTTGGGGGTCAGCATGGCGATTGATGACTTTGGGACAGGCTATTCCAGCCTGGGGTATCTCAAGAAGCTGCCTATTCACAAACTCAAGGTAGACCAGTCTTTCGTCAAGGGTCTGCCGGGCGACAGTGGTGACCGTGCCATCGTGAGTGCGGTGGTCAGCATGGGGCATGCACTGGGCATTCAAGTGGTGGCTGAAGGCGTGGAAACCACAGAGCAGAAAGCCATGTTGCAGCAACTGGGCTGCGATCATTTCCAGGGCTTTCTGTGCTCCGCCGCGTTACCTGCAGAGGCGTTCAGTGCCCTGCTCAAAGATGCCCTTGTAAGGACGTAG
- a CDS encoding sulfite exporter TauE/SafE family protein, with protein sequence MLDPLLIIELGALGLCTGFLAGLLGIGGGMLLVPFLTYILGARQVAPDLAVKMAIATSMATIVFTSVSSVRAHHKRGAVRWDIVTKLAPGIVLGGFAASLGVFALLKGSFLAVFFGLFVSFSATQMFLDKKPAPSRQMPGTAGQLGAGGVIGFLSGLVGAGGGFVSVPFMTWCNVPIHNAVATSAALGFPIALANVVGYVVGGQSVADLPAGSLGYLWLPALGVIATCSVLTAPLGAKAAHNLPVKKLKRVFASLLFALAAYMFWKGVMTA encoded by the coding sequence ATGCTCGATCCCCTCTTGATCATTGAACTGGGCGCACTGGGCCTGTGCACGGGTTTTCTGGCAGGGTTGCTGGGTATTGGCGGAGGCATGCTGCTGGTGCCTTTCCTCACATACATCCTCGGTGCCAGACAGGTTGCCCCAGACCTGGCAGTGAAGATGGCGATTGCCACATCCATGGCCACCATCGTGTTCACCTCGGTATCCAGCGTCCGCGCACACCACAAGCGCGGAGCGGTTCGCTGGGACATCGTGACCAAGCTTGCACCGGGCATTGTGCTCGGCGGGTTTGCAGCAAGTCTGGGCGTGTTCGCACTGCTCAAAGGCTCTTTCCTGGCAGTCTTCTTTGGCCTGTTCGTCAGCTTCTCTGCCACGCAAATGTTTCTGGACAAGAAGCCCGCGCCCAGCCGCCAGATGCCAGGCACAGCAGGCCAGTTGGGCGCCGGGGGCGTGATTGGTTTTCTTTCAGGGCTGGTGGGTGCAGGAGGGGGCTTTGTCAGCGTGCCCTTCATGACATGGTGCAACGTCCCCATTCATAACGCGGTGGCAACCAGTGCAGCACTGGGTTTTCCCATCGCACTGGCCAATGTGGTGGGCTATGTGGTGGGCGGGCAGTCGGTTGCCGATCTGCCCGCCGGTTCGCTGGGTTATCTGTGGTTGCCGGCGTTGGGTGTGATTGCCACTTGCAGTGTGCTCACCGCGCCTTTGGGAGCGAAAGCGGCTCACAACCTTCCTGTCAAAAAGCTCAAACGCGTGTTCGCCAGCCTGCTTTTTGCCTTGGCGGCCTACATGTTCTGGAAAGGGGTCATGACGGCCTGA
- a CDS encoding DUF904 domain-containing protein produces MAEPSTTDQIAERVERLLLRHAELQRTNALLSDQVRTLTQERDSLKSRLNAARARVDALLERLPSSTAPAPLTPKDPE; encoded by the coding sequence ATGGCAGAACCCTCCACCACCGATCAGATCGCAGAGCGTGTTGAGCGCCTGCTGTTGCGACACGCTGAATTGCAGCGCACCAATGCGTTGCTGTCCGATCAGGTGCGCACCCTCACCCAGGAACGGGACTCGCTCAAGTCGCGCCTGAATGCCGCGCGTGCGCGCGTGGATGCGCTGCTGGAGCGCCTGCCCTCGTCCACAGCGCCAGCCCCCCTCACACCCAAGGACCCTGAATGA
- a CDS encoding cell division protein ZapA has product MKQIEVQILQQSYLLACPEGQESRLLDAVERVDTAMTRIRDAGKVRARERIAVLAALNLAFEIADRDAAALAAAPSPAAAAQFNPGAVTSTPSAEEQARLDSLLARLDQALEQDGQLL; this is encoded by the coding sequence ATGAAGCAGATCGAGGTGCAGATCCTCCAGCAAAGCTACCTGCTGGCCTGTCCGGAGGGACAAGAGTCTCGCCTTCTCGACGCCGTGGAAAGGGTGGACACGGCCATGACCCGCATCCGCGACGCAGGCAAGGTGCGGGCCCGTGAACGCATCGCCGTGCTGGCGGCCTTGAATCTGGCCTTCGAAATTGCGGACCGGGACGCTGCGGCCCTGGCGGCAGCGCCTTCGCCTGCGGCAGCAGCGCAGTTCAACCCCGGTGCCGTGACGTCCACGCCAAGTGCAGAGGAACAGGCGCGGCTCGACTCCTTGTTGGCGCGCCTGGACCAAGCGCTGGAGCAAGACGGCCAGTTGCTCTGA